From the genome of Bacteroidia bacterium, one region includes:
- a CDS encoding T9SS type A sorting domain-containing protein: MRKLVLAFLFVVTSTVTWAQNINYQVQVAYLGWNGRGDQSGGAEYGLFVWGRDNVNATQVGGQCFYTGDVGTGAGNVTSTIGGTLYGQSVALQSYTNTAATTVTIRFRGYEKDCSNNCSYQSSCNLGLIEDDDYVDNSNAQNITIQDATALCQWRNCGIVQVGTFYFEVRIYWEYANITVPTISADQAICQGATAANLTSTNANLAGVSYVWQTGSSASGPFSNTIQTNPASFTPGAVNTDTYYQLVATGCGSTPGATSNVVGITITPVPSNVTVTGPLNRCQGLGTDAYTGGGTNANAFTWSIAPANAGTIDNAGVVTWDSLYSGTATITTTASNNSCGAVNGTLGVFVTPSPAVFINNLATSFCQNDPAVSLSGLPSGGTFTVDNVPAVDFNPQLVGNDTAIVKYSYTDTLTGCSNRVTQQVIILPLPQLAITGIDSVVCLNSINLALIGSPTGGTFFGPGVTGSTFVAGVVGLGNTDVNYYYTDLNGCTDTLTKNVLVTDVPSTVNLGSDTIICVNLSVTLDAGSGYQSYLWSDGSSSQTLTVSQTGIYEVAAVDANGCINEDQIAVSTAYLLEPIITSTGNQTTFCEGDSLLLDAGSGYTSYLWSDGQTTTSTLWVTVSGQYSIFATDATGCSGQSTPVNVLVNPAPNPTVVSNGPTSFCPGDEVTLCGQPGYVQYQWNNGLTTECVTTNVTSVLQLTVVDQNGCSATSANIQTQVFTILQPVITALGPTEFCAVDANGNPGSVILDVGPGFYSYLWTSGSTTPSISVNQSGYYSVTVMDMNGCIDSTLLATPIQVIVHAPYPQISVSQNTLTSDPAVSYQWHEWQFDAYDTLLVGQTNQTYTFDHTSWYFVVVVDDIGCTGSSDTLLVNYKPTSVEDVFGFGVSIYPNPSQDQVFVEFQNGANGVMEISLSDLSGRVVRTFPKYDITNYSKMELDLTGISVGTYLVNLTKDGKTISHKITKN, from the coding sequence ATGCGTAAACTAGTACTAGCTTTTTTGTTTGTCGTTACATCGACGGTAACTTGGGCACAAAATATTAACTACCAGGTTCAGGTGGCCTATTTGGGTTGGAATGGTCGTGGAGACCAGTCCGGCGGGGCAGAATATGGTTTGTTTGTTTGGGGTCGGGATAATGTCAATGCAACCCAGGTAGGTGGCCAATGCTTTTATACAGGAGATGTGGGAACCGGCGCAGGAAATGTAACTTCTACCATAGGAGGTACCTTATATGGTCAATCGGTTGCTCTTCAATCCTACACCAATACTGCTGCCACCACTGTTACCATTCGTTTCAGAGGATACGAAAAGGATTGTAGTAACAATTGTTCTTACCAGTCAAGTTGTAATTTAGGATTAATAGAAGATGATGACTATGTTGATAATAGTAATGCTCAAAATATTACCATTCAAGATGCAACAGCTTTGTGTCAGTGGAGAAATTGTGGCATAGTTCAGGTTGGTACCTTTTATTTTGAGGTTAGAATTTATTGGGAATATGCAAATATCACCGTTCCAACCATTAGTGCTGACCAAGCAATTTGTCAAGGGGCCACTGCGGCTAACTTAACAAGTACCAATGCGAACTTGGCTGGTGTTTCGTATGTATGGCAAACCGGCTCATCTGCTTCAGGTCCATTTAGTAACACCATTCAAACTAATCCGGCTTCATTTACTCCGGGTGCTGTTAATACTGACACCTATTATCAATTGGTAGCTACAGGTTGTGGTTCAACACCTGGGGCAACTTCAAATGTAGTAGGAATCACCATTACTCCTGTGCCTTCCAATGTAACAGTCACCGGACCGTTAAACCGATGTCAGGGATTAGGAACCGATGCCTACACCGGTGGCGGAACAAATGCGAATGCCTTTACTTGGTCAATTGCTCCGGCTAATGCTGGAACTATAGATAATGCCGGGGTTGTAACCTGGGATTCCTTGTACTCAGGCACAGCCACAATTACAACAACTGCTTCAAACAACAGTTGCGGTGCAGTTAATGGAACTCTGGGTGTTTTTGTAACTCCAAGTCCTGCAGTTTTTATCAATAACCTGGCAACCTCTTTTTGTCAAAATGATCCTGCTGTTTCTTTAAGTGGATTACCTTCCGGAGGAACTTTTACGGTAGACAATGTGCCTGCCGTAGATTTTAATCCTCAATTGGTTGGTAACGATACAGCTATTGTTAAGTATTCATACACAGATACATTAACTGGATGTTCAAATCGGGTAACACAGCAGGTTATTATCTTGCCATTACCTCAATTGGCCATTACAGGAATTGACAGTGTTGTTTGTCTTAATTCAATCAATCTTGCATTAATAGGAAGTCCAACCGGAGGTACATTTTTTGGACCGGGAGTTACCGGTTCTACCTTCGTGGCAGGAGTTGTTGGCTTGGGAAATACAGACGTGAACTATTACTACACTGATTTAAATGGCTGTACGGATACCTTAACTAAGAATGTATTAGTAACTGATGTTCCAAGTACGGTAAACTTGGGTTCCGATACCATTATTTGTGTGAATCTTTCAGTTACTTTGGATGCCGGTAGCGGTTATCAAAGCTACTTGTGGAGCGATGGTAGCAGTTCCCAAACATTAACTGTTTCACAAACCGGAATTTATGAGGTTGCAGCAGTTGATGCCAATGGTTGTATCAATGAGGATCAAATAGCTGTTAGTACAGCCTATCTGCTAGAGCCAATCATTACAAGTACAGGAAATCAAACCACCTTCTGTGAAGGAGATTCTTTGTTGTTGGATGCAGGTTCCGGATACACCTCCTATTTGTGGAGTGATGGCCAAACTACTACTTCTACACTTTGGGTTACCGTAAGTGGTCAATATTCGATATTTGCTACCGATGCGACAGGGTGCAGCGGACAAAGTACTCCGGTAAATGTATTGGTTAATCCTGCTCCAAATCCAACAGTTGTTTCTAATGGGCCAACTTCTTTCTGCCCTGGCGATGAAGTTACTTTATGCGGTCAGCCCGGATATGTTCAATACCAATGGAACAATGGTTTAACAACTGAATGTGTTACCACCAATGTCACATCTGTATTGCAATTAACGGTTGTTGATCAAAACGGATGTTCTGCAACTTCTGCAAACATTCAAACCCAAGTCTTTACTATACTTCAACCGGTTATTACAGCTTTAGGTCCAACAGAATTTTGTGCAGTAGATGCGAATGGTAATCCGGGTTCAGTTATTTTGGATGTAGGTCCAGGTTTTTATTCCTACCTTTGGACTAGTGGATCCACCACTCCTTCCATTAGTGTAAATCAATCCGGCTACTATAGCGTAACTGTTATGGATATGAATGGTTGTATTGATAGTACCTTGTTAGCAACTCCAATACAGGTTATTGTACATGCTCCTTATCCGCAAATTAGTGTTTCTCAAAACACCTTGACCTCTGATCCTGCTGTAAGTTACCAATGGCATGAATGGCAATTTGATGCTTATGATACGCTTTTGGTAGGCCAAACCAACCAAACTTATACATTTGACCATACCAGTTGGTATTTCGTTGTAGTGGTTGATGATATCGGTTGTACCGGCTCCTCTGATACCTTATTGGTTAACTATAAACCTACCAGTGTTGAAGATGTGTTTGGTTTTGGAGTATCTATTTATCCTAATCCTTCGCAAGACCAGGTTTTTGTTGAGTTTCAAAATGGCGCCAATGGCGTAATGGAAATTAGTTTGTCAGATTTATCCGGAAGAGTGGTTAGAACATTCCCAAAATATGACATAACAAATTATTCTAAAATGGAACTGGATTTAACCGGAATTAGCGTCGGTACTTATTTGGTTAATCTAACCAAGGATGGTAAAACCATTTCTCATAAAATTACTAAGAATTAG
- the gldB gene encoding gliding motility lipoprotein GldB gives MNNKVFTAILLLSFSLIWIGCWNEKTKPDLTISQVEEAQLQVPIERFESDLFKTNAQNLDSSFQALKQKYGSFFDIYTQKILAIPFQDSLSFKQTLLSFIQDPDMKDVTRDIQKNFPNMEETEDDLEKAFKYYKHYFPDSTLPRIITMNSGFNYAVVTTDSALVIGLDMYLGDSYQYYSLLGFPKYKTACMNKTYLSTDLVSAWSSTIFEEPPTSNTVLGKMIYQGKLLYLLDAFLPDKADELKIKYTKEQLEWCVKNEKQIWESLLNRKLLYSNKMEEMAKLVNDAPFTAGFSRESPGRIGRWVGWQIIRKYMKKHPEINFQQLMKEGDYDKIFRESNYKPI, from the coding sequence ATGAATAACAAGGTTTTTACTGCCATTTTATTATTGAGTTTTTCTTTAATTTGGATAGGTTGTTGGAATGAAAAAACCAAGCCTGATTTAACCATTAGCCAAGTTGAAGAAGCTCAATTACAAGTTCCCATTGAACGTTTTGAGTCTGATTTATTTAAAACCAATGCTCAAAACCTAGATTCTTCATTTCAGGCATTAAAACAGAAATACGGTTCTTTCTTTGACATTTATACCCAAAAAATCTTGGCTATTCCTTTTCAAGATAGTCTTTCATTTAAACAAACCTTGCTTTCATTTATTCAAGACCCTGACATGAAAGATGTTACCAGGGATATTCAAAAGAACTTCCCTAACATGGAAGAAACGGAAGATGATTTGGAAAAAGCATTTAAGTATTACAAACATTATTTTCCGGACTCTACCTTGCCTCGAATCATCACCATGAACTCCGGTTTTAACTATGCAGTTGTTACTACCGATAGTGCCTTGGTTATCGGCTTAGATATGTATTTAGGCGATTCCTATCAATATTACTCACTTTTAGGATTTCCAAAATACAAAACGGCATGTATGAATAAAACCTACTTGTCAACCGATTTGGTATCAGCCTGGTCAAGTACCATTTTTGAAGAACCACCAACCTCCAATACGGTTCTTGGAAAAATGATTTATCAAGGCAAATTACTGTACCTTTTAGATGCATTCCTTCCCGACAAAGCAGATGAACTAAAAATTAAATACACCAAGGAACAATTAGAATGGTGTGTAAAAAATGAAAAACAAATTTGGGAATCGTTACTTAATCGCAAACTTCTGTATTCCAACAAAATGGAAGAAATGGCCAAATTAGTAAATGATGCCCCTTTTACAGCAGGATTTTCGCGCGAATCGCCCGGGAGAATTGGCCGTTGGGTAGGTTGGCAGATCATTCGTAAATATATGAAAAAACACCCCGAAATCAACTTTCAACAACTCATGAAAGAAGGTGATTACGATAAAATATTCCGAGAATCTAATTATAAACCTATATGA
- the gldC gene encoding gliding motility protein GldC: protein MSANSSEISIKVTLDENKVPESILWHAGDSNIPNVNKTKAMMLALWDDKDRSSLKIDLWTKEMTVDEMYIFFHQTLISMGETMKRATGDDQVSSDLREFANSFGKRHNLF, encoded by the coding sequence ATGAGTGCTAATAGCTCCGAAATCTCCATTAAAGTTACCCTGGACGAAAACAAAGTTCCTGAATCTATTCTTTGGCATGCCGGTGATAGCAATATCCCAAACGTGAACAAAACCAAGGCAATGATGTTGGCCCTTTGGGACGACAAGGATAGAAGTTCCCTAAAAATTGATTTATGGACTAAGGAAATGACTGTTGATGAAATGTATATCTTCTTTCATCAAACCCTTATTTCCATGGGCGAAACCATGAAACGAGCCACCGGCGACGATCAGGTTTCTTCCGATCTACGCGAGTTCGCTAACTCCTTTGGAAAACGTCATAACCTTTTTTAA
- the ispG gene encoding (E)-4-hydroxy-3-methylbut-2-enyl-diphosphate synthase yields MTFFKTTVEFLPYSNSLTSYSRFKSREVKIGDLLLGGNNPIRIQSMTTTDTMDTRATVEQSIRMIEAGCELVRITAPSINEANNLLQIKNELKKKGFHTPLVADIHFTPNAAEVAARIVEKVRVNPGNYADKKKFEQIDYTDSAYQAELERISDRFRPLVKICKEYGTAMRIGTNHGSLSDRILSRYGDTPMGMVESAMEFLRICRDENYHEIVLSMKASNPQVMVQAYRLLVSKMMEIGWDYPLHLGVTEAGEGEDGRIKSAAGIGTLLEDGLGDTIRVSLTEDPEFEIPVAKDLVNRYSLRSEKQKPILPITLLPYDPYSYSRNPTKEIENFGNQQVPRVVGDLSQKETDIIPANLFAFGYTYIIESDKWNLNDQAIDYLFVGDKTIDFEIPGTLGIIQNYSKWISNHKKEQFFPYFTSISSLSESILSEKLNFLEISLTEQGIPELQNLQSYSNLVLVLTTQNEHAMPELRRLAVYLKEAQLNNPIVIKRNYPNSSENQFQLYASTDAGALLLDGFGDGIWLSAEPSVPNKTINSTAFGILQATRTRISKTEYISCPSCGRTLFDLQSTTAKIRARTEHLKGVKIGIMGCIVNGPGEMADADYGYVGTGIGKITLYKGKEVVKRNVASELAVEELVNLIREHGDWVEKE; encoded by the coding sequence ATAACCTTTTTTAAAACTACCGTGGAATTCTTACCCTACAGCAATAGTTTAACTTCATATAGCCGATTCAAATCCAGAGAAGTTAAAATTGGTGATTTGTTACTTGGAGGTAACAATCCTATTCGAATTCAAAGCATGACCACCACCGACACCATGGATACCCGGGCTACGGTGGAACAAAGCATTCGGATGATTGAAGCAGGTTGTGAATTAGTAAGAATTACTGCTCCTTCCATCAACGAAGCCAACAACCTTCTTCAAATCAAAAATGAACTGAAGAAAAAAGGCTTTCATACTCCCTTAGTTGCAGATATCCATTTTACCCCCAATGCTGCAGAAGTGGCTGCCAGAATTGTAGAAAAAGTTAGGGTTAATCCGGGCAACTACGCCGACAAAAAGAAGTTTGAACAAATAGATTATACAGATTCAGCCTATCAAGCTGAATTAGAAAGAATTTCTGACCGCTTCAGGCCTTTGGTTAAAATCTGCAAAGAATACGGAACCGCCATGCGAATTGGAACCAACCACGGCAGTTTGAGCGACCGAATTCTTAGCAGATATGGCGATACTCCGATGGGAATGGTGGAAAGTGCCATGGAATTTCTTCGTATTTGCCGAGACGAAAACTACCACGAAATCGTCCTCAGCATGAAGGCGTCCAACCCACAGGTTATGGTTCAGGCTTATCGACTTTTAGTTTCCAAAATGATGGAAATTGGATGGGATTATCCTTTACACCTTGGTGTGACAGAAGCAGGTGAGGGGGAAGATGGACGAATAAAATCCGCAGCAGGAATTGGCACCTTATTAGAAGATGGTTTGGGCGACACCATTCGGGTTTCTCTTACTGAAGATCCTGAATTTGAAATTCCGGTTGCCAAGGATTTGGTGAACCGTTATTCGCTAAGAAGTGAAAAGCAAAAACCTATTTTACCTATTACTCTTTTACCATACGACCCTTATTCCTATTCCAGAAATCCAACCAAAGAAATTGAAAACTTCGGAAACCAGCAAGTTCCGAGGGTGGTTGGAGACTTAAGCCAAAAAGAAACTGATATTATTCCGGCCAATCTATTTGCCTTTGGATATACCTACATTATAGAATCAGACAAATGGAATTTAAACGACCAGGCCATCGATTACCTATTTGTTGGAGATAAAACTATTGATTTCGAAATTCCCGGAACACTGGGCATAATTCAAAACTATTCCAAATGGATTTCTAACCATAAGAAAGAACAATTCTTTCCCTATTTTACTTCCATTTCTTCATTATCTGAATCAATCCTTTCCGAAAAATTAAACTTCCTTGAAATTTCCTTAACTGAACAAGGAATTCCAGAATTACAAAACCTCCAATCTTACTCCAACCTCGTCCTGGTTTTAACCACCCAGAATGAACATGCCATGCCGGAGCTTCGGCGTTTGGCCGTTTATCTGAAAGAGGCTCAGTTGAACAACCCGATTGTAATAAAAAGGAATTACCCGAATAGTTCTGAAAATCAATTTCAATTGTATGCCAGTACCGACGCCGGCGCCTTGTTACTCGATGGATTTGGTGATGGAATTTGGCTATCTGCCGAACCATCGGTGCCAAACAAAACTATCAATTCCACTGCCTTCGGCATTCTTCAGGCTACCAGAACACGGATTAGCAAAACTGAATACATTTCATGCCCTAGTTGTGGCCGTACCTTATTCGATTTACAGTCAACTACAGCCAAAATCAGAGCAAGAACCGAACACCTAAAAGGTGTAAAAATCGGAATCATGGGCTGCATTGTAAATGGACCCGGGGAGATGGCCGACGCTGATTATGGGTATGTTGGAACCGGAATAGGTAAAATAACTTTGTACAAGGGAAAAGAAGTAGTTAAGCGAAATGTAGCTTCCGAACTCGCTGTAGAAGAATTGGTTAACCTAATCAGGGAACATGGTGATTGGGTTGAAAAAGAATAA
- the dusB gene encoding tRNA dihydrouridine synthase DusB, translated as MVKIGTIELGEFPLLLAPMEDVSDPPFRAVCKDNGADLMYTEFISSEGLIRDAAKSLKKLDIFEYERPIGIQIFGSDIEVMKEATEIATEAKPDLIDINYGCPVKAVVCKGAGSGILQNIPKMVKMTEEIVKSTSLPVTVKTRLGWDESSKNIEEVAERLQDIGIKALTIHGRTRVQMYKGDADWTLIGKIKNNPRITIPIFGNGDVDSPEKALENKNKYGVDGIMIGRASIGYPWIFNEVKHFLKTGTHLPAPGVEERVQVCLKHLQHSIEWKGQRQGVIEMRRHYANYFKGFPNFKETRMKLVTTYEYQEVLDLLEQVRSMELA; from the coding sequence GTGGTTAAAATTGGAACTATTGAATTGGGGGAATTTCCCTTGTTACTTGCTCCCATGGAGGATGTAAGTGATCCACCATTTAGGGCAGTTTGTAAAGACAATGGTGCGGATTTAATGTATACGGAATTCATTTCTTCGGAAGGACTTATTCGGGATGCAGCAAAAAGTCTAAAAAAACTGGACATCTTTGAATATGAAAGACCTATTGGAATTCAGATTTTCGGCAGTGATATTGAGGTAATGAAAGAAGCAACCGAAATAGCCACAGAAGCAAAACCGGATTTAATCGACATCAATTATGGTTGCCCTGTTAAAGCTGTGGTATGTAAAGGAGCAGGTTCCGGAATTTTACAGAACATTCCGAAAATGGTGAAAATGACCGAAGAAATTGTTAAATCCACCTCATTGCCGGTAACAGTCAAAACAAGATTGGGTTGGGATGAAAGCAGCAAAAACATTGAGGAAGTCGCCGAACGTTTACAAGATATTGGAATAAAAGCACTCACCATTCATGGACGAACCCGGGTTCAAATGTACAAAGGCGATGCTGATTGGACTCTTATTGGCAAAATCAAAAATAATCCCCGAATTACCATACCTATCTTCGGAAATGGTGATGTTGACAGCCCTGAAAAGGCCTTAGAAAACAAGAATAAATACGGCGTAGATGGTATTATGATTGGTAGGGCAAGCATTGGCTATCCTTGGATTTTCAATGAGGTTAAACACTTCTTGAAAACCGGTACTCATCTGCCTGCTCCGGGTGTTGAGGAAAGAGTTCAGGTTTGCTTGAAACATTTACAACATTCGATTGAATGGAAGGGACAGCGCCAGGGAGTAATTGAGATGCGCCGCCATTATGCCAATTATTTCAAGGGTTTTCCGAATTTTAAAGAGACCCGCATGAAGTTGGTAACAACCTATGAATACCAGGAGGTTTTGGACCTCTTGGAGCAGGTTAGGTCAATGGAATTAGCTTGA